A window of Cellulomonas wangleii genomic DNA:
GCACCCGTGGTGCGGGACGCGAGCACGCGTGCTGCGCGGCCGACGGGGCCCTCGTCGACGCTCCACCTCACGCGTCGCGGCCGGCTCGTCGTCTGGACGGTGGCCGCGCTGGTGGCGCTCGGCGTCGGCGGCGCCGCGGGCGCCTGGGCCGACGGCCCTGCGGCCGCTCCTGAGGTGCGGCGCGTCGTCGTCGCACCCGGGGACACCCTGTGGGGCATCGCGGCGGAGGCCGCCTCCCCGGGCGAGGACGTGCGGGACGTCGTGCTCGAGCTGATGGCGCTCAACGAGCTGCCCTCCGGCGGGGTGCAGGCCGGGCAGACGGTGGTCGTGCCGGCGCGCTGAGCGCACGGCGACGGGCGGAAGGCCCGCGGCGCGGCACTGCGGGCGGGTCCGCCACGCTGTGGGCCGCGACGGCGCCCACCGCGCCCCGACGGTGGCAGGGATGTTGCGGCGGCAGGCCGTACCGCTTAGCGTCGCGTGCGTCCGCGCGGCGCTGTCGAGGCGGACGTCATCTGCGCCACGCCGAGAGGTCCGCTGTGCACTGTCCGTTCTGCCGGCATCCCGACTCCCGTGTGGTCGACTCCCGCACCTCCGACGACGGGTCGTCGATCCGGCGCCGCCGTCAGTGCCCGAGCTGCCACCGTCGGTTCACCACCGTCGAGACCGCGAGCCTGTCCGTCGTGAAGCGGTCCGGGGCCACCGAGCCCTTCAGCCGCGAGAAGATCGCCAACGGTGTGCGCAAGGCGTGTCAGGGGCGACCGGTGAGCGAGGACGACCTCGCGCTCCTGGCGCAGAAGGTCGAGGAGAGCCTGCGCACGTCCGGCTCGGCCGAGATCGACGCCTACGAGATCGGTCTGGCGATCCTCGGGCCGCTGCGCGAGCTCGACGAGGTCGCCTACCTCCGGTTCGCCA
This region includes:
- a CDS encoding LysM peptidoglycan-binding domain-containing protein yields the protein MSAMTTERTVRPAAGVRAVRPAPVVRDASTRAARPTGPSSTLHLTRRGRLVVWTVAALVALGVGGAAGAWADGPAAAPEVRRVVVAPGDTLWGIAAEAASPGEDVRDVVLELMALNELPSGGVQAGQTVVVPAR
- the nrdR gene encoding transcriptional regulator NrdR encodes the protein MHCPFCRHPDSRVVDSRTSDDGSSIRRRRQCPSCHRRFTTVETASLSVVKRSGATEPFSREKIANGVRKACQGRPVSEDDLALLAQKVEESLRTSGSAEIDAYEIGLAILGPLRELDEVAYLRFASVYQAFDSLEDFETAISGLRAEHRASRAGEDDAPAGTASSGV